From the genome of Dickeya aquatica, one region includes:
- the agaW gene encoding PTS N-acetylgalactosamine transporter subunit IIC yields the protein MDILTVLFIALWVGLAGLDYYGSGFMIGRPIVTGTVVGLIMGDIKSGLEIGATLELAWLGLMPLAGAQPPNVTIGAALGVVFGIQSGLSPSAVVGVAIPFAILMQQLTVIQFTAFATLMSKVDKMAGACDVKGIERVNYLGMSAYFFTFFICAFIPAWFGDVVAKAIVEQVPKVIIDGLSIAGAMMPALGFAMLLKMMLKEKKYIPFFIIGFVCATFLKLPIIAIALLGTSVAIIDYFNHTERKSSITPSDDKQMDEGI from the coding sequence ATGGATATTTTGACGGTGTTATTTATTGCTTTATGGGTCGGTCTTGCCGGGCTGGATTATTATGGCTCTGGATTCATGATAGGCAGGCCTATCGTGACAGGAACCGTCGTCGGTTTAATCATGGGAGATATCAAGTCAGGCCTGGAAATTGGTGCAACATTAGAATTGGCCTGGCTTGGTCTCATGCCATTAGCAGGTGCCCAGCCACCGAATGTCACCATTGGTGCCGCGTTAGGGGTGGTTTTTGGTATTCAGTCAGGCTTATCTCCCAGCGCGGTTGTTGGGGTCGCTATTCCATTTGCTATCTTGATGCAGCAGTTAACCGTTATTCAATTTACCGCCTTTGCCACATTAATGTCGAAGGTCGATAAAATGGCGGGTGCATGTGATGTAAAAGGCATTGAGCGCGTTAATTATCTGGGGATGTCGGCCTATTTTTTCACCTTTTTTATCTGCGCATTTATTCCTGCATGGTTTGGCGATGTTGTTGCAAAGGCGATTGTAGAACAGGTGCCAAAAGTTATTATCGACGGGTTAAGTATAGCCGGTGCCATGATGCCTGCGCTCGGCTTTGCCATGCTATTAAAAATGATGTTGAAAGAGAAAAAATATATTCCTTTTTTCATTATAGGTTTTGTCTGTGCCACGTTCTTAAAACTGCCAATTATTGCTATTGCACTGCTTGGAACCTCGGTGGCGATTATTGATTATTTCAATCATACCGAACGTAAAAGTAGTATCACGCCGTCTGATGATAAACAAATGGATGAGGGCATCTGA
- a CDS encoding PTS system mannose/fructose/sorbose family transporter subunit IID: MSQHTSEIINDDEYLDKDAGAELDKKIMRQSWLRMLWVQASFNYQRMQSSGFLYAMLPALQRIHKNKRDLSLSLKLHNEFFNTSPWLVSFMQGVILAMEKGKQPIETIRSFKVAAMGPLGGIGDAMCQLTILPITASIAAALALDNVYIAPIIFLLLFNLIRFSIYIPLFNYGYKLGLNALGTLKQQSEAFSRGATILGLTVVGALTASFVRVRLGAEIHLGDTLINIQDGILDKIMPNILPLIIVIGCYKLIMRGLSPVKTMLGMIIGSVFFHYFGIL, translated from the coding sequence ATGTCACAACATACTTCCGAAATTATTAATGATGACGAGTATCTTGATAAGGATGCCGGTGCCGAACTGGATAAAAAGATCATGAGGCAGTCCTGGCTACGTATGCTATGGGTTCAGGCATCGTTTAATTATCAGCGTATGCAGTCATCCGGTTTTCTTTATGCTATGTTGCCTGCATTACAGCGCATTCATAAGAATAAGCGGGATCTTTCTTTATCCTTAAAGTTACATAATGAATTTTTTAATACATCGCCGTGGCTGGTTTCTTTCATGCAAGGCGTTATTCTGGCAATGGAAAAAGGCAAGCAGCCGATAGAAACCATTCGCTCTTTCAAAGTGGCGGCAATGGGGCCACTCGGCGGGATTGGTGATGCGATGTGTCAATTGACCATATTGCCGATTACCGCCTCAATTGCCGCAGCGTTAGCGCTGGATAATGTCTATATCGCGCCCATTATTTTCTTATTGCTGTTTAATTTGATCAGATTTTCAATTTATATTCCTCTTTTTAATTATGGGTATAAGTTAGGGTTAAATGCACTTGGTACGTTAAAGCAGCAAAGCGAAGCGTTTAGCCGCGGTGCTACCATACTTGGATTGACGGTTGTCGGCGCGTTGACGGCATCATTTGTCAGAGTCAGGCTGGGTGCTGAAATTCATCTTGGCGATACATTGATCAATATTCAAGATGGGATTTTAGACAAGATTATGCCAAATATTCTTCCCCTCATTATTGTTATTGGTTGCTACAAATTAATTATGCGTGGGTTGTCACCAGTGAAAACAATGCTCGGAATGATTATTGGTTCTGTGTTTTTTCATTATTTCGGTATTCTTTAA
- a CDS encoding sugar isomerase domain-containing protein encodes MIKYIDECKRIIENVMASEGHNIEHAAKLMTRTIERDGVIHVSGGHCHIYAMETFYRAGGLVPINPLLPHLFATAPRTQAYSDHIYEVEGIGTTVFEDQQTSANDCIILASIAGRTIPTIDIALAAKKRGIPIIALQSMAFSKCTTPKHSSGFFLNDVADVTVDLHIPYGDAIIELDGLSEKCCPVSSVIGFSIIQALVTQTVCNLAEAGLTPPVWVSSNLDKGDAINKTHISSMKGRVSCL; translated from the coding sequence GTGATTAAATATATTGATGAGTGCAAACGCATCATTGAAAACGTGATGGCAAGTGAAGGGCATAATATTGAGCACGCAGCAAAGCTGATGACCCGCACCATTGAGCGGGATGGTGTGATTCATGTTTCTGGCGGACATTGTCATATCTATGCGATGGAGACGTTCTATCGGGCCGGTGGTTTAGTACCAATAAATCCCTTGTTGCCGCATCTGTTTGCGACGGCACCGAGAACGCAGGCGTATTCTGACCATATTTATGAGGTCGAGGGAATAGGTACTACGGTCTTTGAAGATCAACAGACTTCAGCGAATGACTGTATTATTTTGGCATCCATAGCAGGACGTACCATACCGACAATTGATATTGCACTGGCCGCTAAAAAGCGAGGTATTCCCATTATTGCATTGCAGTCAATGGCATTCAGTAAATGCACAACCCCTAAGCACTCGTCGGGATTTTTTCTGAATGACGTGGCTGACGTCACGGTGGATCTGCATATTCCCTATGGCGATGCCATTATTGAGCTGGATGGATTATCTGAAAAATGTTGCCCGGTTTCATCTGTGATTGGTTTTTCTATTATTCAGGCGCTGGTCACACAGACGGTGTGCAATTTGGCTGAGGCAGGTTTAACTCCGCCAGTTTGGGTCAGTTCAAATCTGGATAAAGGTGATGCAATAAACAAGACACATATTTCATCGATGAAAGGCCGCGTCAGTTGCCTGTAA
- a CDS encoding sugar isomerase domain-containing protein, producing MYKKYLTELLQHIDAVKSQQERMVICAQAMANAIINDGMIHVTGCGHSQMFAHEMYFRAGGLVQVNAILPPVLALSPYAPMSTFAERQHGLAAIALDAEKQLRPGDILIVVSTSGRNPVPVEFAIEGKKRGLIVIGLTSLAFTRSVTSRHQSGKKLEDVCDYVLDMGGMPGDAIIPVPHHDFSTGSISSVIGFTILNSLVCECVKHISMLDKQPLLWRSVNAKQAMEFNKESLNKYKNRVTCM from the coding sequence ATGTACAAAAAATATTTGACAGAGTTGCTGCAACATATTGATGCGGTAAAATCGCAGCAAGAGCGCATGGTCATCTGTGCACAGGCAATGGCTAATGCCATCATCAATGATGGGATGATTCATGTGACTGGCTGTGGTCATTCACAGATGTTTGCTCATGAAATGTATTTTCGTGCCGGTGGTTTGGTACAGGTAAATGCTATTTTACCACCCGTTTTAGCCCTATCGCCCTATGCGCCGATGAGCACGTTTGCTGAACGTCAACACGGGTTGGCCGCAATAGCGCTTGATGCCGAAAAACAATTACGACCAGGCGATATTCTTATTGTCGTGTCAACATCAGGCCGTAACCCTGTTCCGGTTGAATTTGCAATAGAAGGGAAAAAACGTGGCTTGATTGTCATTGGCCTAACGTCACTGGCATTTACCCGATCTGTCACATCCCGGCATCAGAGTGGTAAAAAACTCGAAGATGTTTGTGATTATGTGCTTGATATGGGCGGAATGCCTGGTGATGCGATTATTCCTGTTCCTCACCATGACTTTTCAACCGGCTCAATCTCCTCGGTTATTGGCTTTACCATACTCAATAGCCTGGTATGTGAATGTGTTAAACATATCAGCATGCTCGATAAACAACCGCTATTGTGGCGCTCGGTTAATGCGAAACAGGCGATGGAATTTAATAAAGAGAGTTTAAATAAATATAAAAACAGAGTGACCTGTATGTAG